The following proteins are co-located in the Heptranchias perlo isolate sHepPer1 chromosome 30, sHepPer1.hap1, whole genome shotgun sequence genome:
- the LOC137300170 gene encoding uncharacterized protein isoform X3: MSLKNHRILESFLNQNVDIHENEDHGNKLARSSKLGLLHQIEESERNMYVGNHLDPRMASSKLAKMPHLSRMRQRPSFGRDNRFNSQLSRANHLQLNINERKSNSHGPLNIFGSDVIPLHQLSHGPHDHYDHRSPLGISSPKFDNKGRNLKPMKHKVIKRVKRKLQPDKITNIHQETKDTTVFTFQETTTEKPEVIYTFESNYPDVVELDISSGKTKIPEELHNETIITESIVEVPQEDVSVYEIPDTPSVIEDIVEVGNNKSENKFARSLNVDSLKAEQKPLLRKALDPGHFSRTIGEAEIINLGDNEAIKLNVSGGSWHKPIGQFLDNAVQKNVETSYSENLAGQPNPKLTQLQIVKLLEDAYKKSPKEGNYSQQKIEDMVSELRTTKFPEIEIKEGNKDLIPPVHPKKIIKESVKSSSSNNSKIKTNVDDMFETKVNEEVRAVEPNKDIQTLFAHVIRIIKIDCLKPKLKAACTDLLTKIGHLMKQYEGKEYLPELGSWNPSLLRPDEKEEEGKGTEVFPPPISRPRQRPRPHKGHELGKYVPSYAEIHTEQPKAYRQLSASTLAPTLPIFFFTL; this comes from the exons ATGTCCCTAAAGAACCATAGAATTTTGGAGTCATTCCTTAATCAAAATGTTGATATCCATGAGAACGAGGACCATGGAAACAAGTTGGCAAGATCTTCCAAATTAGGTTTGCTTCATCAAATAGAAGAAAGTGAAAGGAACATGTATGTTGGAAATCATTTAGATCCACGTATGGCTTCTTCAAAGTTAGCAAAAATGCCTCATTTAAGTAGAATGAGACAAAGGCCATCTTTTGGCAGAGATAATAGATTTAATTCACAACTTAGCAGAGCAAACCATCTTCAGTTGAACATTAATGAAAGGAAAAGTAACAGTCATGGTCCTCTGAACATATTTGGTTCTGATGTAATTCCATTACATCAGTTAAGCCATGGTCCACATGATCATTATGACCATCGGTCTCCTCTGGGCATAAGTTCTCCTAAGTTTGATAACAAGGGTAGAAATTTAAAGCCCATGAAGCACAAAGTGATAAAGAGAGTTAAGAGGAAACTTCAACCAGATAAGATAACAAATATCCATCAGGAAACGAAGGACACCACAGTTTTTACGTTCCAAGAAACAACTACAGAAAAACCAGAAGTAATATACACATTTGAATCAAATTACCCAGATGTTGTGGAACTAGATATTTCCTCTGGAAAGACTAAAATCCCTGAAGAGCTACACAATGAAACAATAATCACTGAAAGCATAGTGGAAGTCCCACAAGAGGACGTTTCTGTATATGAAATACCCGATACTCCTTCAGTAATTGAAGACATCGTTGAAGTGGGAAATAATAAGTCAGAAAATAAATTTGCTAGAAGCCTCAATGTTGACTCTCTTAAAGCTGAGCAAAAGCCACTGCTAAGGAAAGCCCTTGATCCTGGACATTTCAGTAGGACTATTGGAGAGGCTGAGATTATTAATCTTGGTGATAATGAAGCGATTAAacttaatgtttcaggtggatcTTGGCACAAACCAATAGGTCAGTTCCTGGATAATGCTGTGCAGAAAAATGTGGAGACAAGTTACAGTGAAAATCTTGCAGGACAACCCAATCCTAAGCTTACTCAACTTCAAATTGTTAAACTACTCGAAGACGCATATAAGAAATCTCCCAAAGAGGGTAATTACAGTCAACAGAAAATTGAGGACATGGTTTCTGAACTACGGACAACCAAGTTTCCAGAAATAGAGATAAAGGAAGGTAATAAAGATTTAATTCCCCCAGTACATCCCAAGAAAATAATAAAGGAATCAGTTAAAAGTTCTTCATCAAATAATTCTAAAATCAAAACAAATGTTGATGATATGTTTGAGACTAAAGTTAATGAAGAAGTACGAGCAGTAGAACCCAACAAGGATATACAAACTCTGTTTGCTCACGTAATAAGAATAATTAAGATAGATTGTCTGAAACCTAAATTAAAGGCTGCTTGTACAGACCTTCTTACCAAAATAGGACACCTAATGAAGCAGTATGAAGGAAAAGAGTATTTACCTGAACTAGGGTCTTGGAATCCTTCTCTTTTGCGTCCAGACGAAAAAGAAGAAGAGGGCAAAGGTACAGAGGTGTTCCCTCCACCAATATCGCGACCACGACAACGGCCGCGACCACACAAAGGACATGAATTGGGAAAATATGTACCGAGTTATGCTGAAATACATACAGAACAGCCAAAG GCCTACCGACAGCTTTCAGCCTCCACCCTGGCCCCAACTCTCCCTATATTTTTCTTCACACTGTGA